A region of Plantactinospora sp. BC1 DNA encodes the following proteins:
- a CDS encoding immune inhibitor A domain-containing protein, with the protein MDREPQGAAHRADNLPDPLAEEHQQVRREAISALLSGKAKLQTRNGSKVIQIKADRFVEYQQPPKSDPIFSILVEFGNQKDPRTGGTDGPLHNQIKEPDRVYDGGATDDNSTIWRADYNRQSYLDLFYAKGKESMADFYLKQSGGRYTVGGDVSDWVKVPFNEARYGSNEIAERDGYWNFVKDTATAWYESQVAAGKTQEQIKQYLAQFDVWDRYDHDGDGDFNEADGYIDHFQAVHAGEGEEAGGGAQGADAIWSHRWAAFTDLAGSAGPEFNKAGGVQIGDSGIWIRDYTTEPENGGLGVFAHEYGHDLGLPDLYDTQGGDNGVGFWSLMASGSWLNEGKQEIGTKPGYMDPWSKLYLGWLNYSTVDWDSGTTYATLGAAGDTDGLAQATVVNLPGQEVTIPYNTPFAGEREWWGGTGDNLNNTLTRTLDLSGATSASVNAKAWYEIEENFDYLFAEVSTDGGSTWAKLTNPLIEPGESGIDGSTNDEWVDLNYDLAAYLGQSVQFRYRYQSDNGTNLAGAFLDNISLVKNGTPVWTDGAETEQPEWTARGFTRSVGSVTELRPRFYIAEYRTYYGYDKTLETGPYNFGWQNSKPDWVERFKNPQGLLVWYVNYAYEDNDTIVHPGFGLNLPVDVRPGPITVPGVGNVTNRRSSYDATFSRFAKPAQTFHLNGVATTVPKLNPVTVFNDSDPNRYWSAQNPMNSVKVAGTGTKIELLLENRLISDLAIIKITN; encoded by the coding sequence GTGGACCGGGAACCCCAGGGCGCGGCCCACCGGGCCGACAACCTGCCCGACCCGCTCGCGGAGGAGCACCAGCAGGTCCGCAGGGAGGCCATCTCCGCCCTGCTCTCCGGCAAGGCCAAGCTACAGACCCGCAACGGGTCGAAGGTCATCCAGATCAAGGCTGACCGGTTCGTCGAGTACCAGCAGCCGCCGAAGAGCGACCCGATCTTCAGCATCCTGGTCGAGTTCGGCAACCAGAAGGACCCGCGTACCGGCGGCACCGACGGCCCGCTGCACAACCAGATCAAGGAGCCGGACCGGGTCTACGACGGCGGCGCGACCGACGACAACAGCACCATCTGGCGCGCCGACTACAACCGCCAGTCGTACCTGGACCTCTTCTACGCCAAGGGCAAGGAGTCGATGGCCGACTTCTACCTGAAGCAGTCGGGTGGCCGGTACACCGTCGGTGGCGACGTCAGCGACTGGGTCAAGGTGCCGTTCAACGAGGCCCGGTACGGCAGCAACGAGATCGCCGAGCGGGACGGCTACTGGAACTTCGTCAAGGACACCGCCACCGCCTGGTACGAGTCGCAGGTGGCGGCGGGCAAGACCCAGGAGCAGATCAAGCAGTACCTCGCCCAGTTCGACGTCTGGGACCGGTACGACCACGACGGCGACGGGGACTTCAACGAGGCCGACGGCTACATCGACCACTTCCAGGCGGTGCACGCCGGAGAGGGCGAGGAGGCCGGCGGCGGCGCACAGGGCGCGGACGCGATCTGGTCGCACCGCTGGGCCGCCTTCACCGACCTGGCCGGCTCGGCCGGGCCGGAGTTCAACAAGGCCGGCGGGGTGCAGATCGGTGACAGCGGGATCTGGATCCGTGACTACACCACGGAGCCGGAGAACGGTGGCCTCGGCGTCTTCGCCCACGAGTACGGCCACGACCTCGGCCTGCCCGACCTCTACGACACCCAGGGCGGCGACAACGGCGTCGGGTTCTGGAGCCTGATGGCCTCGGGTTCCTGGCTCAACGAGGGCAAGCAGGAGATCGGCACCAAGCCCGGTTACATGGACCCGTGGTCCAAGCTCTACCTGGGCTGGCTGAACTACTCGACCGTGGACTGGGACAGCGGCACCACGTACGCCACCCTCGGGGCGGCCGGCGACACCGACGGCCTCGCCCAGGCGACCGTGGTGAACCTGCCCGGCCAGGAGGTCACCATCCCGTACAACACTCCGTTCGCCGGCGAGCGCGAGTGGTGGGGCGGCACCGGTGACAACCTGAACAACACCCTGACCCGGACCCTCGACCTCAGCGGTGCCACCAGCGCCTCGGTCAACGCCAAGGCGTGGTACGAGATCGAGGAGAACTTCGACTACCTCTTCGCGGAGGTGTCGACGGACGGCGGGTCCACCTGGGCCAAGCTGACCAACCCGCTGATCGAGCCGGGCGAGAGCGGCATCGACGGTTCCACCAACGACGAGTGGGTCGACCTGAACTACGACCTCGCGGCGTACCTGGGCCAGAGCGTGCAGTTCCGCTACCGCTACCAGAGCGACAACGGCACCAACCTCGCCGGTGCGTTCCTGGACAACATCTCGCTGGTCAAGAACGGTACGCCGGTCTGGACCGACGGGGCGGAGACCGAGCAGCCGGAGTGGACCGCCCGCGGCTTCACCCGGTCGGTCGGCTCGGTCACCGAGCTGCGTCCGCGCTTCTACATCGCCGAATACCGGACCTACTACGGGTACGACAAGACCCTGGAGACCGGTCCGTACAACTTCGGCTGGCAGAACTCGAAGCCGGACTGGGTGGAGCGGTTCAAGAACCCGCAGGGTCTGCTCGTCTGGTACGTGAACTACGCGTACGAGGACAACGACACCATCGTGCACCCGGGCTTCGGCCTGAACCTGCCGGTCGACGTCCGGCCCGGCCCGATCACGGTGCCCGGGGTCGGCAACGTCACCAACCGGCGCAGCAGCTACGACGCCACGTTCAGCCGGTTCGCCAAGCCGGCGCAGACGTTCCACCTCAACGGGGTGGCGACCACGGTGCCGAAGTTGAACCCGGTGACGGTCTTCAACGACTCGGACCCGAACCGGTACTGGTCGGCGCAGAACCCGATGAACTCGGTCAAGGTCGCCGGCACCGGCACCAAGATCGAGCTGCTGTTGGAGAACCGCCTCATCAGTGACCTGGCGATCATCAAGATCACCAACTGA
- the acs gene encoding acetate--CoA ligase, protein MSETLANLLQETRQFPPPADLAAAANVTADAYEDAAGDRLAFWARQAGRLDWAKEWDQILDWSNPPFAKWFVGGKLNVAYNCLDRHVAAGHGDRVAIHWEGEPGDTRTLTYADLLALTSQAANALTDLGVTAGDRVAIYLPMIPEAAAAMLACARIGATHSVVFGGFSADALTNRIQDASAKVVITADGGFRRGKPSALKPTVDEAVAKCPTIERVLVVRRTGQEVAWNDERDLWWHETVETASTEHTAEAFDAEHPLFILYTSGTTAKPKGILHTSGGYLTQVAYTHHAVFDLKPETDVYWCSADIGWVTGHSYIVYGPLANGATQLMYEGTPDTPHKGRFWELVQKHRVSILYTAPTLIRTMMKWGDDIPREYDLSSLRLLGSVGEPINPEAWIWYRENIGRGECPVVDTWWQTETGGIMISPLPGVTSTKPGSAMRPLPGVSAEVVDDQARPVPNGGGGFLVLTEPWPSMLRTIWGDDQRFIDTYWSRFEGLYFAGDGAKKDDDGDLWLLGRVDDVMLVSGHNISTTEVESALVSHPSVAEAAVVGATDPTTGQAIVAFTIPRGSVDSEGKAGEALIAELREHVSKTLGPIAKPRQIMLVPELPKTRSGKIMRRLLRDVAENRSLGDVTTLQDSSVMDLISSGMRSGKSDED, encoded by the coding sequence ATGAGCGAGACTCTGGCTAACCTTTTGCAGGAGACCCGGCAGTTCCCGCCGCCGGCCGACCTTGCCGCCGCCGCCAACGTCACCGCGGACGCCTACGAGGATGCCGCCGGGGACCGGTTGGCGTTCTGGGCCCGGCAGGCGGGCCGGCTGGACTGGGCGAAGGAGTGGGACCAGATCCTCGACTGGTCGAACCCGCCGTTCGCGAAGTGGTTCGTCGGCGGGAAGCTCAACGTCGCCTACAACTGCCTGGACCGGCACGTCGCCGCCGGGCACGGCGACCGGGTGGCCATCCACTGGGAGGGCGAGCCCGGGGACACCCGTACCCTCACCTACGCCGACCTGCTGGCCCTGACCAGCCAGGCGGCGAACGCGCTGACCGACCTCGGGGTGACCGCCGGTGACCGGGTGGCGATCTACCTGCCGATGATCCCGGAGGCGGCGGCCGCGATGCTCGCCTGCGCCCGGATCGGCGCCACCCACAGCGTGGTCTTCGGCGGCTTCTCCGCCGACGCGCTGACCAACCGGATCCAGGACGCCAGCGCCAAGGTCGTGATCACCGCCGACGGCGGGTTCCGCCGGGGCAAGCCGTCGGCGCTGAAGCCGACCGTCGACGAGGCGGTCGCCAAGTGCCCGACGATCGAGCGGGTGCTGGTGGTCCGGCGTACCGGGCAGGAGGTGGCCTGGAACGACGAGAGGGACCTGTGGTGGCACGAGACGGTGGAGACCGCCTCGACCGAGCACACCGCCGAGGCGTTCGACGCCGAGCACCCGCTCTTCATCCTCTACACCAGCGGCACGACGGCGAAGCCGAAGGGCATCCTGCACACCTCCGGCGGCTATCTGACCCAGGTCGCCTACACCCACCACGCGGTCTTCGACCTGAAGCCCGAGACCGACGTCTACTGGTGCAGCGCCGACATCGGCTGGGTGACCGGGCACTCCTACATCGTGTACGGCCCGCTGGCCAACGGCGCCACCCAGCTGATGTACGAGGGCACCCCGGACACCCCGCACAAGGGCCGCTTCTGGGAGCTGGTGCAGAAGCACAGGGTGAGCATCCTCTACACCGCGCCGACCCTGATCCGGACCATGATGAAGTGGGGCGACGACATCCCCCGGGAGTACGACCTCTCCTCGCTGCGCCTGCTCGGCAGCGTCGGCGAGCCGATCAACCCGGAGGCGTGGATCTGGTACCGGGAGAACATCGGCCGGGGCGAGTGCCCGGTCGTCGACACCTGGTGGCAGACCGAGACCGGCGGCATCATGATCTCCCCGTTGCCGGGGGTGACCTCGACGAAGCCGGGCAGCGCGATGCGCCCGCTGCCGGGGGTCAGCGCCGAGGTGGTGGACGACCAGGCGCGGCCGGTGCCGAACGGTGGCGGCGGTTTCCTGGTGCTGACCGAGCCGTGGCCGTCGATGCTGCGCACGATCTGGGGCGACGACCAGCGGTTCATCGACACCTACTGGTCCCGGTTCGAGGGGCTCTACTTCGCCGGTGACGGTGCGAAGAAGGACGACGACGGCGACCTGTGGCTGCTCGGCCGGGTCGACGACGTGATGCTGGTGTCCGGGCACAACATCTCGACCACCGAGGTGGAGTCGGCGCTGGTCTCGCACCCGTCGGTCGCCGAGGCGGCGGTGGTCGGCGCGACCGACCCGACCACCGGGCAGGCGATCGTCGCCTTCACCATCCCGCGCGGCTCCGTCGACAGCGAGGGGAAGGCGGGCGAGGCGCTGATCGCCGAGTTGCGGGAGCACGTCTCGAAGACGCTCGGCCCGATCGCCAAGCCCCGGCAGATCATGCTGGTGCCGGAGCTGCCGAAGACCCGCTCCGGGAAGATCATGCGCCGGTTGTTGCGCGACGTGGCCGAGAACCGCTCGCTCGGTGACGTCACCACGTTGCAGGACTCCTCGGTGATGGACCTGATCTCCTCCGGGATGCGTTCCGGCAAGTCCGACGAGGACTGA
- a CDS encoding alpha/beta fold hydrolase, giving the protein MSERGAGRRSVVDESCVLVEGPWTHRFVGANGSRFHVVEAGSGPLVLFLHGFPEFWWAWHEMLPAVADAGYRAVAVDLRGYGASDKPPRGYDGYTLAADVAGLIRALGERSAVLVGAGAGGMIAWTAASFHPSLVRRLVVLAAPHPLRLRAGIFADPRGQFAAATPALKFQIPRYEHVLTRDDAALVGYFLQRWGGPRWVESPGFADYAERCRQAMRIPQAAFCAMEGYRWAFRSVLRLHGYRFVKLMQKPLVTPTLQLHGALDQASLPRTAQGSSRYVVAPYEWRLLDDVGHFPHVEATDLVLGEVLRWAKS; this is encoded by the coding sequence ATGAGCGAGCGCGGCGCCGGCCGCAGGTCCGTCGTCGACGAGTCCTGCGTACTGGTGGAGGGGCCGTGGACGCACCGCTTCGTCGGGGCCAACGGCAGCCGGTTCCACGTCGTCGAGGCCGGCAGCGGGCCGCTGGTGCTCTTCCTGCACGGCTTCCCCGAGTTCTGGTGGGCCTGGCACGAGATGCTGCCGGCGGTCGCCGACGCCGGCTACCGGGCCGTCGCGGTCGACCTGCGCGGCTACGGCGCCAGCGACAAGCCGCCCCGGGGGTACGACGGCTACACCCTCGCCGCCGACGTGGCCGGCCTGATCCGGGCCCTCGGCGAACGCTCGGCGGTACTCGTCGGTGCCGGCGCCGGCGGCATGATCGCCTGGACCGCCGCCTCCTTCCATCCCAGCCTGGTCCGCCGGCTGGTGGTGCTCGCCGCACCGCACCCGCTGCGGCTGCGCGCCGGCATCTTCGCCGACCCGCGCGGCCAGTTCGCGGCGGCCACCCCGGCGCTGAAGTTCCAGATCCCCCGCTACGAGCACGTGCTGACCCGCGACGACGCGGCGCTGGTCGGCTATTTCCTGCAACGCTGGGGCGGGCCGCGCTGGGTCGAGAGCCCCGGCTTCGCCGACTACGCGGAGCGCTGCCGGCAGGCGATGCGGATCCCGCAGGCGGCGTTCTGCGCGATGGAGGGCTACCGGTGGGCGTTCCGGTCGGTACTCCGGCTGCACGGCTACCGGTTCGTCAAGCTGATGCAGAAGCCGCTGGTCACCCCGACCCTGCAACTGCACGGCGCGCTGGACCAGGCGTCGCTGCCGCGTACCGCCCAGGGCTCCAGCCGCTACGTCGTCGCCCCGTACGAGTGGCGGCTGCTCGACGACGTCGGCCACTTCCCGCACGTCGAGGCGACCGACCTGGTGCTCGGCGAGGTGCTGCGCTGGGCGAAGTCGTGA
- a CDS encoding C45 family peptidase, which yields MTSARRLDHSDLPLPLVRVQGTPAECGAGYGAAARDLITANLEFYLRRFREEGGLDDAAVTAAGRAFREATRRHHPRVAELLDGVAEGAGAAVERIYALNARTELIYGRHRDGGSAVPPDADAGGCTAVGVLGTHTGSGHLLLGQNWDWHPDQRDVMLLLATRDERGLTVLTLTEAGMVAKTGLNSAGVGVCVNMLGCDRDGLPGAGAEPGVPYHVLLRAALEAESLTEALKATFRGNRNSSINLLLGQAAEAGGELIDLELVPGDAGWLHPVDGYLTHANHLETGLPVYDTIKDLGGSSLFRSARARRLLAPKAAVGKVGEGDLAALFRDHASFPHAICRHVDERMPPAERSETVYSVLLDLDDRRFGIAAGPPCEHRYGWLDLAAG from the coding sequence ATGACTTCCGCCCGTCGACTCGACCACTCCGACCTGCCGCTGCCACTGGTCCGGGTGCAGGGCACCCCGGCCGAGTGCGGTGCCGGGTACGGTGCCGCGGCCCGTGACCTGATCACCGCCAACCTGGAGTTCTACCTGCGCCGGTTCCGCGAGGAGGGCGGGTTGGACGACGCGGCGGTGACCGCCGCCGGCCGGGCCTTCCGGGAGGCGACCCGCCGGCACCATCCCCGGGTCGCCGAGCTGCTGGACGGGGTGGCGGAGGGGGCCGGGGCCGCGGTCGAGCGGATCTACGCGCTGAACGCGCGTACCGAGCTGATCTACGGCCGGCACCGGGACGGCGGGTCGGCCGTGCCGCCGGACGCCGATGCCGGTGGCTGTACCGCCGTCGGGGTGCTCGGCACCCACACCGGCAGCGGTCACCTGCTGCTCGGGCAGAACTGGGACTGGCACCCGGACCAGCGGGACGTGATGCTGCTGCTGGCCACCCGGGACGAGCGCGGGCTGACCGTGCTGACCCTGACCGAGGCGGGCATGGTCGCCAAGACCGGGCTGAACTCGGCCGGCGTCGGCGTCTGCGTGAACATGCTCGGCTGTGACCGGGACGGGCTGCCGGGGGCCGGGGCCGAGCCGGGGGTGCCGTACCACGTGCTGCTGCGGGCGGCGCTGGAGGCGGAGAGCCTGACCGAGGCGTTGAAGGCCACCTTCCGGGGCAACCGGAACAGCTCGATCAACCTGCTGCTCGGGCAGGCGGCGGAGGCCGGCGGCGAGCTGATCGACCTGGAGCTGGTACCCGGGGACGCCGGCTGGCTGCACCCGGTGGACGGGTACCTCACGCACGCCAACCACCTGGAGACGGGGCTGCCGGTCTACGACACGATCAAGGACCTCGGCGGCTCGTCGCTGTTCCGGTCCGCCCGGGCCAGGCGGCTGCTGGCGCCGAAGGCGGCGGTCGGCAAGGTCGGCGAGGGTGACCTCGCGGCACTCTTCCGGGACCACGCGAGTTTTCCGCACGCCATCTGCCGGCACGTCGACGAGCGGATGCCGCCGGCCGAGCGCTCCGAGACGGTCTACTCGGTGCTGCTGGACCTGGACGACCGTCGGTTCGGCATCGCGGCCGGGCCGCCCTGCGAGCACCGGTACGGCTGGTTGGACCTGGCCGCCGGCTGA